The following are encoded together in the Lathyrus oleraceus cultivar Zhongwan6 chromosome 3, CAAS_Psat_ZW6_1.0, whole genome shotgun sequence genome:
- the LOC127132200 gene encoding low-specificity L-threonine aldolase 1 isoform X1, whose amino-acid sequence MVTRTVDLRSDTVTKPTETMRVAMANAEVDDDVLGHDPSCFRLEKEMAKITGKEAALFVPSGTMGNLISVLVHCDIRGSEVILGDNSHIHIYENGGIATIGGVHPRTVRNNEDGTMDIDLIEAAIRDPKGELVYPTTRLICLENSHGNTGGRCLSVEYTDRVGEVAKKHGLKLHIDGARIFNASVALDVPVDKLIRAADSVSVCLSKGLGAPVGSVIVGSNSFITKARRLRKTLGGGMRQVGILCAAALVALQENVEKLESDHKNARFLADGLNEIKGLRVNTSSLETNIVYIEIEESLQTTAAKLSKDLEEYGILLMPISSSRLRVVFHHQISDTDVKYALSRFQHVVGGGPNENGN is encoded by the exons ATGGTAACTCGGACGGTGGATCTTCGTTCGGATACAGTCACGAAACCGACCGAAACAATGCGAGTTGCTATGGCGAATGCTGAGGTCGACGACGATGTTCTTGGTCACGACCCTTCGTGTTTTCGATTAGAAAAGGAGATGGCAAAGATAACTGGCAAGGAAGCTGCTCTTTTTGTTCCATCAGGAACTATGGGGAATCTCATATCTGTGCTTGTTCATTGTGATATCAGAGGCAGTGAAGTGATTCTTGGAGATAATTCGCATATTCATATTTACGAGAATGGAGGTATCGCAACCATTGGAGGTGTACATCCAAGAACAGTTAGAAACAATGAAGATGGAACCATGGACATTGATTTGATTGAAGCTGCAATTAGAGATCCAAAGGGGGAGCTTGTTTATCCAACCACAAGGCTCATTTGCTTGGAAAATTCTCATGGAAA CACTGGTGGTCGATGCCTTTCGGTTGAATATACGGATAGAGTTGGAGAGGTTGCTAAGAAGCATGGATTGAAGCTTCACATCGACGGAGCTCGTATATTTAACGCATCAGTT GCACTTGATGTTCCTGTGGATAAGCTTATTCGAGCGGCCGATTCAGTATCG GTTTGCTTATCGAAAGGTCTAGGCGCTCCGGTTGGATCTGTAATTGTTGGTTCGAATAGCTTTATCACCAAG GCTAGAAGACTTAGAAAGACCTTAGGTGGTGGAATGAGACAAGTTGGCATCCTTTGTGCAGCTGCACTTGTTGCTTTACAGGAAAATGTTGAAAAGCTAGAAAGTGATCACAAGAATGCTAGATTTTTGGCTG ATGGATTGAATGAAATTAAAGGATTGAGAGTGAATACATCTTCTTTGGAAACCAATATT GTATATATTGAAATTGAAGAAAGTTTACAAACTACAGCTGCAAAACTATCCAAGGACTTAGAAGAATATGGTATCCTTCTCATGCCAATAAGCTCATCAAG